CCGCGGCGCGCGAGACCCTGTACCAGCGGACCCGTGTGTCGGACGGGGAGGGTGGGCGCGGAAACGTTTCTGCGGAAACGCCCTCCCTGGCCCAGCGGCAGGCCGATGCGTTGGCCCTCCTTGCGGAGACGGCCCTGCACCATGGGCTCGATCCCGGCGCCCCGGGGGAGCGCTACCAGGTAGTGGTCCATGTGGATGCTCCGGCGCTGGCCGATTCCGGGCAGCCGGGGCAGTCGGTCCTGGAAGACGGCGCGCGCGTTTCCCCGGAAACGTCCCGGCGCCTGGCCTGTGACGCCAGCCGAGTGGTGATGCGCCATGACGAGGCCGGGCGCGTGGTCGAGATCGGGGCCCGAACCCGGACGATTCCCCCTGCCTTGCGCCGTGCCCTCCAGCATCGAGACCGCGGCTGCAGCTTCCCGGGCTGCGGCGTCCGCGTCGGTCAGGGCCATCACCTCCACCACTGGGCCCAGGGAGGGCCGACGACGCTCTCGAACCTCGCGCTGCTGTGCCGCCGGCATCACCGAGCGGTACACGAGGAGGGCTATCAGGTCGCGCGCGGCCCCGACGGCGCGCTCAGGTTCAGGCGGCCGGACGGGCGCCCGCTGCCTGAGGTGCCGCAGGCTGCCGTGGTGCGGGGGGATGCCGTCACGATGCTCCGGGCGAGTCACGACGCGCTGGGGCTGCGTCTCGGGGCGCGCACGGCGTGCCCCGGCTGGCTCGGGGAGCGGCTGAATGTGGGCTGGGCCATCGACGTCCTGCACCCCCTGGCGCAGAGACCGAGCCCATACCGATGATCCGAACAGGCATCGCCGACTGCCCACCCTGACCCGCTTCAGGCGGGGTAGATGGCGAGACCGACCGCTCGAGCTGCGACTGTCAGCCGCGCGTCGACACC
The nucleotide sequence above comes from Candidatus Rokuibacteriota bacterium. Encoded proteins:
- a CDS encoding DUF222 domain-containing protein gives rise to the protein MQSSAPTVVPTPERVAALDRLGDEIAELSAHLDAATARLLSFIREFDARGGWNTGFRSCAAWLSWRVGLDLGAARERVRVARALGTLPLLAEALGRGELSYAKVRALTRVATPETEARLLGVGRAGTATHVERVVRGWRRVDRRAEARESAPRHAGRALHVYQDEDGMVVLRGRLEPEVGALFMQALAAARETLYQRTRVSDGEGGRGNVSAETPSLAQRQADALALLAETALHHGLDPGAPGERYQVVVHVDAPALADSGQPGQSVLEDGARVSPETSRRLACDASRVVMRHDEAGRVVEIGARTRTIPPALRRALQHRDRGCSFPGCGVRVGQGHHLHHWAQGGPTTLSNLALLCRRHHRAVHEEGYQVARGPDGALRFRRPDGRPLPEVPQAAVVRGDAVTMLRASHDALGLRLGARTACPGWLGERLNVGWAIDVLHPLAQRPSPYR